One Campylobacter concisus DNA segment encodes these proteins:
- a CDS encoding M48 family metallopeptidase, with amino-acid sequence MPPNGEVRVSAPFDVSDDRIRIAVAGRLAWIRKHQNIYNSQERIGAREIVSGESHYLWGERYLMQVINGVGGVTVKHNKMVLSVRDGGNFESRKRILEKFYRNELRTKIAKILEIWETKIGVKSSSIRILKMKTKWGSCNIKDGNIVINYELAKKPLECLEYIVVHELVHILERHHNKKFIAYMDKFLPNWQIIKSMLNALPLEYI; translated from the coding sequence ATGCCGCCAAATGGCGAAGTAAGAGTAAGTGCGCCGTTTGATGTGAGCGATGATAGAATTCGCATAGCTGTAGCTGGCAGGCTTGCGTGGATACGTAAACATCAAAATATTTATAACTCGCAAGAGCGCATAGGCGCAAGAGAGATAGTAAGTGGTGAAAGTCACTATCTATGGGGTGAGCGGTATTTAATGCAGGTAATAAACGGGGTCGGCGGCGTGACGGTAAAGCATAATAAGATGGTATTAAGTGTGCGAGATGGCGGAAATTTTGAAAGTAGAAAACGAATTTTAGAAAAATTCTACCGAAATGAACTAAGGACAAAAATAGCAAAAATACTAGAAATTTGGGAAACAAAAATCGGAGTAAAATCAAGCTCTATAAGAATCCTAAAAATGAAAACCAAATGGGGAAGTTGTAATATAAAAGATGGCAATATTGTTATCAACTACGAACTCGCAAAAAAACCGCTAGAATGCCTAGAATACATAGTCGTTCATGAGCTTGTACATATATTAGAAAGGCATCATAATAAAAAATTTATAGCGTACATGGATAAATTTTTACCAAACTGGCAAATCATAAAAAGCATGCTAAATGCATTGCCACTAGAGTATATATAA
- a CDS encoding Fic family protein: MTQKREFIPQELPLDFKPTEQIYKALNRASRKLGELNGFIKTIPNHDILINSLVLQEAKDSSAIENIITTHDELFLAQIDETKIAQSAKEVMNYEIALKKGYSLIKKDNLFLTRHILEIQKRLQRNNAGFRIQSGTMLKNPATGEIKHIPPQHIDDINRLMANLEKYINEDLDELDPLIRLAMIHYQFETIHPFYDGNGRTGRIINVLYLTHKKLLDLPILYLSAYIIKNKSKYYELLENVSKNGEWSEWIEYMLNGIERTAEASVTLIKEIDDAIREFSELLQEKERSVYSKDFVELLFSYPYTKIESVEKKLNISRQTASKYLKICEKLNAFKCVKLGRINYFVNLRLFEILKRGLIL, translated from the coding sequence ATGACCCAAAAAAGAGAATTTATACCCCAAGAGCTTCCGCTGGATTTTAAGCCTACTGAGCAAATTTATAAAGCACTCAATAGAGCCTCAAGAAAACTAGGCGAGCTAAATGGCTTTATAAAAACCATACCAAACCATGATATTTTGATAAATTCTCTCGTATTACAAGAAGCAAAAGACTCAAGTGCGATCGAAAATATTATCACGACGCACGATGAGCTATTTTTAGCGCAAATAGACGAAACAAAGATCGCGCAAAGCGCAAAAGAAGTAATGAACTACGAAATCGCCTTAAAGAAGGGCTACTCGCTTATAAAAAAAGATAATCTATTTTTAACTCGCCATATACTGGAGATTCAAAAACGATTGCAACGCAACAACGCCGGCTTTCGCATCCAAAGCGGAACTATGCTTAAAAATCCTGCTACAGGTGAGATAAAGCATATACCTCCACAACACATAGATGATATAAATAGATTGATGGCAAATTTAGAAAAGTATATAAACGAGGACTTAGACGAGCTTGATCCACTAATTAGGCTGGCAATGATCCACTATCAATTTGAAACCATTCATCCGTTTTACGACGGAAACGGCAGAACTGGACGCATCATAAATGTCTTATATCTAACGCACAAAAAGCTTCTTGATCTACCTATTTTATATCTAAGTGCCTATATCATAAAAAACAAATCCAAATACTATGAACTTTTAGAAAATGTAAGCAAAAACGGCGAGTGGAGCGAATGGATAGAGTATATGCTAAACGGTATAGAGCGTACCGCAGAGGCATCCGTCACACTAATAAAAGAAATAGACGATGCTATAAGAGAATTTAGCGAGCTCTTGCAGGAAAAAGAGCGAAGTGTATATAGCAAGGATTTTGTTGAGTTACTTTTTTCATACCCGTATACAAAAATAGAATCGGTAGAAAAAAAACTAAATATCTCCAGGCAAACCGCTTCTAAATATCTTAAAATTTGCGAAAAATTAAATGCCTTTAAATGTGTAAAGCTCGGTCGTATAAATTACTTCGTAAATTTAAGGCTATTTGAAATCCTAAAACGAGGCTTAATTTTATAA
- a CDS encoding AAA family ATPase → MQKENFFVDNEIYELATLWVLRAIFYAGGEKEFLRCRSDDVLEFLDICTSEPKEEDIEALKNRLWLLEKSKISCELKELEHNLNLLQENLGLNETEKEILRFAAIMYNYEVVSNACDLLGELNTRQAIKAISKILKLKFSDVQNAFRKDGVFARTSILKIDSYGRSLRSKTDVINNSFMGDLFVECKSIDEIFESAIKPCSKTNLTTKNYPHIKEDVKILLSFLKNATRKKQKGVNVLLYGSAGTGKTEFSKAVASELNLKLYEVAYDDGDGYANEYQRIRSYCLAQSVLSAGSNLLMYDEAEDIFNTKNDEKRQYGKAFINRSLETNEVPTIWITNNILDMDEAVVRRFNLAIEIGIPTEDVRAKIIKKYSENLIDSKLVKKLAKNRFVAPAVVSNASLVVSNLNTKDKNKAFERVISNTLKAQGYDEIEKDEKPSVDLPSSYDPNFVNSDCDLTELMQGIKASKNARICLYGVPGTGKSAYAKFIAKSLKKPIIIKKGSDLLSMFVGGTEQNIALAFKEAKDKKAVLVFDEVDSFLQDRSMAARSWEVTQVNEMLVQMESFDGIFIATTNLIDNLDKACLRRFDLKLEFGYLLPEQAQNLFKKECALLKVKFDENASKKVSNLGLLAPGDFASVRRQAKFRPIKNSDDFCHRLELEVALKNEEKSVKIGF, encoded by the coding sequence ATGCAAAAAGAGAATTTTTTCGTAGATAATGAGATATATGAGCTTGCAACACTTTGGGTGCTTCGTGCCATTTTTTATGCTGGAGGAGAAAAAGAGTTTTTAAGATGCCGAAGCGATGATGTCTTAGAGTTTTTGGATATATGCACAAGTGAGCCCAAAGAAGAAGACATTGAGGCTTTAAAAAATAGGCTTTGGCTCCTTGAAAAAAGCAAAATTTCATGCGAGTTAAAAGAGCTTGAGCACAACCTAAATTTACTTCAAGAAAATTTAGGTCTAAATGAGACCGAAAAAGAGATTTTGAGATTTGCCGCGATCATGTATAACTATGAAGTAGTCTCAAACGCTTGTGATCTGCTAGGAGAGCTAAACACCAGACAGGCCATAAAAGCGATCTCAAAGATACTAAAACTAAAATTTAGCGATGTGCAAAATGCCTTTAGAAAAGATGGAGTTTTTGCTAGGACCTCGATACTAAAAATAGATAGTTACGGACGCAGTCTAAGGTCAAAAACCGATGTTATAAATAATAGTTTCATGGGTGATTTGTTTGTTGAGTGCAAAAGCATAGACGAGATATTTGAAAGTGCGATAAAGCCATGCAGCAAGACAAATTTGACTACAAAAAACTACCCTCACATAAAAGAAGATGTGAAAATTTTGCTCTCGTTTCTAAAAAATGCCACTCGCAAAAAGCAAAAGGGAGTAAATGTGCTCCTTTATGGCTCAGCTGGGACTGGTAAAACTGAGTTTAGTAAAGCAGTAGCTAGTGAGCTAAATTTAAAACTTTACGAAGTAGCTTATGATGATGGAGATGGTTACGCAAACGAGTACCAAAGGATAAGATCATATTGCCTTGCACAAAGTGTATTGTCTGCTGGGTCAAATTTGCTGATGTATGACGAAGCAGAAGATATATTTAATACCAAAAATGATGAGAAAAGGCAATATGGCAAAGCCTTTATAAATAGATCCCTTGAGACTAACGAAGTGCCAACTATCTGGATAACAAATAATATCCTTGACATGGATGAAGCTGTAGTTAGAAGGTTTAACCTAGCCATAGAGATAGGCATACCAACTGAAGATGTAAGAGCTAAGATCATAAAAAAATATAGTGAAAATTTGATAGACAGTAAGCTTGTTAAAAAGCTAGCTAAAAATCGATTTGTAGCTCCAGCAGTCGTTAGTAACGCTAGCTTAGTCGTTTCAAATTTAAACACAAAAGACAAAAATAAAGCCTTTGAGCGAGTGATAAGCAACACTTTAAAAGCACAAGGCTACGACGAGATAGAAAAAGACGAGAAGCCAAGCGTTGATCTGCCAAGCAGCTATGATCCAAATTTCGTAAACTCAGACTGCGACCTAACCGAGCTAATGCAAGGCATAAAAGCGAGCAAAAACGCAAGGATATGCCTTTACGGTGTGCCTGGAACTGGCAAAAGTGCTTACGCTAAATTTATTGCTAAAAGCCTAAAAAAGCCAATCATCATTAAAAAAGGAAGCGATCTTTTGTCGATGTTTGTAGGAGGAACTGAGCAAAATATAGCTCTAGCCTTCAAAGAAGCCAAAGATAAGAAAGCCGTGCTAGTCTTTGACGAAGTAGATAGCTTTTTGCAAGATAGAAGCATGGCTGCAAGAAGCTGGGAGGTAACGCAGGTGAATGAGATGCTAGTGCAGATGGAGAGCTTTGATGGCATCTTTATCGCAACGACAAATTTGATAGACAATCTTGATAAAGCCTGTCTTAGAAGATTTGATCTAAAGCTTGAGTTCGGGTATTTACTGCCAGAGCAAGCGCAAAATTTATTTAAAAAAGAGTGTGCGCTATTAAAAGTAAAATTTGATGAAAATGCAAGCAAAAAGGTCTCAAACCTTGGCTTGCTAGCACCTGGAGACTTTGCCAGTGTGAGAAGACAAGCTAAATTTAGACCTATAAAAAATAGCGACGACTTTTGTCATAGACTTGAGCTAGAAGTTGCACTAAAAAATGAAGAAAAGAGCGTGAAGATAGGGTTTTAG
- a CDS encoding type I restriction endonuclease subunit R: MQENTVEKEIKTQERVIDLFKNELGYEYIGDLQGLDNKNIREDELRTWLQGRGYSDKLIDKALKKLLYENHTSGGRKLYDANEVIYSLLRYGVKVIEEVGENNQSVWLIDWGNPLANKFSIAEEVSVKTANGEFDKRPDIVLYINGIAVCVLELKRSSVSVGEGIRQNLSSQDKRFIESFFTTVQLVMAGNESEGLRYGVIETPEKYFLEFKENGEKLSLYGGLKALCRRERLIEILHDFIIYDCGIKKTCRHNQYFGVKRAQEFLRDKKGGIIWHTQGSGKSLSMVWLAKLIKENLNSRVLIITDRTELDEQIEMVFNGVKESIYRTKSGADLLEKLSNSEHSLICSLVHKFGRNGAEDESDDGAMSAYLDDIKRRAGNFKVNGDVVVFVDECHRTQSGKLHEAMKMLMPNAIFIGFTGTPLLKNDKKSSVQVFGEFIHTYKFDEAVRDGVVLDLVYEARDIEQWLGSKDKLDKEFENKTRGLSNLAKGEVKARWATLQKLMSSKQRLDKIVGDILFDMENKTRLRERGNAIFVCSSIYEACEAYKIFSDNGFEQKCAVISSYRPTASAIRNEITPDGMSDGEYKYKIYKQMIANYYGIDTKDVDDAKADKFELDVKKEFKEKPEQMKLLIVVDKLLTGFDAPSATYLYIDKPMRDHGLFQAICRVNRLDGESKEYGYIVDYRDLFKSLEKAYSDYTKEAFEGYDESDIAGLLKDRLEKGKEDLENTWETLSAICEGVKSPKGNKEFIEYFCGDSRENLRDEMQTRRLSFYRAVASFIRAYDGVANELLKLGYSIEQEQQWANRVKNFSMLRDAVKLASGDYVDMRKWDSDMRTLINRYVNASDSKVLAEFEDKGLLEILIQNEGISEEENGALGGNESAAEAIENNIRRIIVDSNPLNPKFYENLSQILDELIEQRKKGALDYEKYLKEVIGLAKQLKNKSTGKTYPAPVNTTAKQAIYDNFSQDIDWIARLDEAIKTYKPDGYIGNIMKERELMRTIKPLSDEKNLDIDRLFGLIKLQKEYQ; the protein is encoded by the coding sequence ATGCAAGAAAATACGGTAGAAAAAGAGATAAAAACGCAAGAGCGAGTCATAGATCTTTTTAAAAACGAGCTTGGCTACGAATATATAGGCGATCTGCAAGGACTTGATAATAAAAACATAAGAGAGGACGAGCTTAGGACGTGGCTGCAAGGACGTGGCTACAGCGATAAGCTTATAGATAAAGCCTTAAAAAAACTACTATATGAAAATCACACAAGCGGCGGTCGAAAACTATACGATGCAAATGAAGTCATATATTCGCTTTTAAGATACGGCGTAAAAGTAATAGAAGAAGTAGGCGAAAATAATCAGAGCGTCTGGCTCATCGACTGGGGTAATCCGCTGGCAAATAAATTTAGCATAGCTGAGGAAGTAAGCGTAAAAACTGCAAACGGCGAATTTGACAAACGCCCCGATATAGTGCTTTATATAAACGGTATAGCCGTTTGCGTGCTAGAGCTAAAACGCTCAAGCGTGTCGGTTGGCGAAGGCATAAGGCAAAATTTGTCAAGCCAAGATAAGAGGTTTATAGAGAGCTTTTTTACTACCGTGCAGCTTGTAATGGCTGGAAATGAAAGCGAAGGGCTAAGATACGGCGTGATAGAAACGCCTGAAAAATACTTCTTAGAATTTAAAGAAAACGGCGAAAAACTAAGCTTGTATGGCGGACTTAAAGCGCTTTGCAGGCGCGAGAGGCTGATTGAAATTTTACACGACTTTATCATATACGACTGTGGGATAAAAAAGACTTGTAGGCACAATCAATACTTCGGTGTAAAGCGTGCGCAGGAGTTTTTACGTGACAAAAAAGGCGGTATCATCTGGCATACACAAGGTAGCGGCAAAAGCCTAAGTATGGTCTGGCTCGCAAAATTGATAAAAGAAAATTTAAACTCTAGGGTGCTTATCATCACGGATAGAACCGAGCTTGACGAGCAGATAGAAATGGTCTTTAATGGCGTAAAAGAAAGCATTTACAGAACAAAAAGCGGAGCTGATTTGCTAGAAAAATTAAGCAACTCCGAGCATTCACTCATATGTTCGTTGGTACATAAATTTGGCAGAAACGGCGCAGAAGACGAAAGCGATGATGGTGCCATGAGCGCGTATCTGGACGATATCAAACGCAGAGCTGGAAATTTTAAGGTAAATGGCGATGTAGTTGTATTTGTAGATGAGTGCCACAGAACGCAATCCGGAAAGCTACACGAAGCTATGAAAATGTTAATGCCTAATGCAATTTTTATCGGCTTTACGGGAACGCCGCTTTTAAAAAATGACAAAAAAAGCTCGGTGCAAGTATTTGGCGAGTTTATACATACATATAAATTTGACGAAGCGGTGCGTGACGGCGTGGTGCTAGACCTTGTATATGAAGCTAGGGATATCGAGCAGTGGCTAGGCTCAAAAGATAAACTAGACAAAGAATTTGAAAACAAAACAAGAGGGCTAAGCAACCTGGCTAAGGGCGAAGTAAAGGCTAGATGGGCGACTTTACAAAAGCTTATGAGCTCAAAACAAAGGCTCGATAAAATCGTAGGCGATATACTTTTTGACATGGAAAATAAAACTAGGCTAAGAGAACGTGGAAATGCGATATTTGTCTGCTCTAGCATATATGAAGCATGCGAGGCATATAAGATTTTTAGCGATAACGGATTTGAACAAAAATGTGCCGTGATATCTAGCTACAGACCGACTGCGTCAGCGATAAGAAACGAAATAACTCCAGATGGTATGAGCGACGGCGAATATAAGTATAAAATTTACAAACAGATGATAGCCAACTACTATGGCATAGACACTAAAGATGTAGATGATGCTAAAGCCGATAAGTTTGAGCTAGACGTAAAAAAAGAGTTTAAAGAAAAACCTGAACAAATGAAGCTTTTAATCGTCGTCGATAAGCTCTTAACTGGTTTTGACGCACCAAGCGCGACATATCTGTATATCGATAAACCTATGCGCGATCATGGGCTTTTTCAAGCTATATGCCGAGTAAACCGACTAGACGGAGAGAGCAAAGAGTATGGATATATCGTGGATTATCGCGATCTTTTTAAGAGCTTAGAAAAAGCGTATAGCGATTATACAAAAGAGGCGTTTGAGGGGTATGACGAGAGCGATATTGCTGGACTTTTAAAAGATAGACTCGAAAAAGGTAAAGAAGACCTAGAAAATACATGGGAAACCTTGAGTGCGATATGCGAGGGCGTGAAGTCGCCTAAAGGAAATAAAGAATTTATAGAGTATTTCTGCGGCGATAGTAGAGAAAATTTAAGAGACGAGATGCAGACCAGAAGGCTTAGCTTCTACCGTGCGGTTGCGAGTTTTATTAGAGCGTATGACGGAGTAGCAAATGAACTTTTAAAGCTAGGGTATAGTATAGAGCAAGAGCAGCAATGGGCTAATCGCGTAAAGAACTTCTCTATGCTAAGAGATGCCGTCAAACTAGCAAGCGGAGATTATGTAGATATGCGCAAATGGGATAGTGACATGCGTACGCTTATCAATAGATATGTAAATGCCAGTGACAGCAAGGTCTTGGCGGAATTTGAGGACAAAGGTCTACTCGAAATTTTAATCCAAAATGAGGGCATTAGCGAAGAAGAAAATGGGGCACTAGGTGGCAACGAATCAGCTGCAGAAGCAATAGAAAACAATATAAGACGCATAATCGTTGATAGCAATCCGCTAAATCCAAAATTCTACGAAAACTTATCTCAAATACTAGACGAGCTGATAGAGCAACGTAAAAAAGGCGCGTTGGACTATGAAAAGTATCTAAAAGAGGTTATAGGTCTAGCCAAACAGCTAAAAAACAAAAGCACTGGCAAAACCTATCCTGCACCGGTAAACACCACAGCAAAACAAGCTATATATGATAACTTTAGTCAAGATATAGACTGGATCGCCAGACTAGACGAGGCAATCAAAACATATAAACCAGACGGGTATATCGGTAACATAATGAAAGAACGTGAACTAATGCGCACCATAAAACCGCTATCGGACGAAAAGAATTTGGATATAGACAGGCTTTTTGGGCTTATAAAACTACAAAAAGAATACCAATGA
- a CDS encoding type I restriction-modification system subunit M — protein sequence MALKKTELYSSLWASCNELRGGMDASLYKNYVLTLLFLKYISDRKDSTVLELPTGTDYASIVALKHKPSIGDELNKKIASIAEANDLQGVINQADFNDEDKLGKGKELVDRLSTLVSIFENLDFSSNSSEGDDLLGDAYEYLMRHFATESGKSKGQFYTPAEVSRIMAQIIGIPSTANRSTTVYDPTCGSGSLLLKAANQSKLGLSIYGQEMDVATYALARMNMILHGNDTADIRQGNTIAKPAFTDRNTLKRFDFAVANPPFSNKNWTNGIVPTSDIYNRFEVGIPPEKNGDYAFLLHLIASLKTTGKGAIILPHGVLFRGDAEARIRTELLRQGIIKGIIGLPTNLFYGTGIPACIIVIDKQVAFNEKGQTLSDRGVFMIDASKGFIKDGNKNRLREQDIHKIVDTFTTQKELEHYSRLVSLDEISRNDYNLNIPRYIDSADKADMQDLHAHLYGGGIPKSDIDDLGEFWSIFAQTKTKIFTSNGSLYSPNFVPSKLKATIQASSEYIKFENEILSHFNNWHEENDLKSIKQKDHPKELIKTYGESLLKHFKETKLVSDYDIYQVFMDYVADTLSDDVYDIAQNGWLTARDLTPLEKGDKQTPNLILGSGRNVKKFISEIIPPELVTKRYFAQILDQISLLETQISKKQDEFTNFVDEFEEDELSNAYDDKDKITIKSLKEAIKQTSDKNEQEIYNKALQILTEQKELESTLKVATGELNQKVFDKFKTLDENEIKTLVVDDKWLSDLKGQILSTVERAVQECITRISTLAARYDKTLDELTERANALSLRVKAHLEAMDKAR from the coding sequence ATGGCACTCAAAAAGACAGAACTTTATTCATCGCTTTGGGCTAGTTGCAATGAACTGCGCGGCGGCATGGACGCAAGCCTTTATAAAAACTATGTTCTAACGCTCTTATTTTTAAAATACATCTCAGACCGCAAAGACAGCACGGTTTTGGAGCTACCTACGGGTACAGATTACGCAAGCATTGTCGCGCTTAAACACAAACCAAGCATAGGCGATGAACTAAACAAAAAGATAGCCTCTATCGCAGAAGCAAACGACCTTCAAGGCGTTATAAATCAAGCTGATTTTAACGACGAGGATAAATTAGGCAAAGGCAAAGAACTGGTTGATAGGCTTAGTACGCTAGTATCGATTTTTGAGAACCTTGACTTTTCGTCAAACAGCTCTGAGGGTGATGACTTGCTAGGCGATGCATATGAGTATCTCATGCGCCATTTTGCGACGGAATCCGGTAAATCAAAAGGGCAGTTCTATACCCCAGCCGAAGTATCGCGCATCATGGCACAAATCATAGGCATTCCGTCTACCGCCAACCGTTCTACAACGGTTTACGACCCAACTTGCGGGTCCGGCTCGCTCTTGCTTAAAGCCGCCAATCAGTCAAAATTGGGACTTAGCATTTACGGTCAAGAGATGGATGTAGCCACATATGCGCTTGCCCGTATGAATATGATACTCCATGGCAACGACACCGCCGACATTCGCCAAGGAAACACTATAGCTAAGCCGGCATTTACCGATAGAAATACCCTAAAACGTTTTGATTTTGCTGTGGCAAATCCGCCGTTTTCTAACAAAAACTGGACAAACGGCATAGTTCCGACATCAGACATATATAACCGCTTTGAAGTTGGCATTCCGCCAGAAAAGAACGGCGATTACGCTTTCTTGCTCCATCTTATTGCAAGCCTTAAAACCACTGGTAAAGGCGCTATCATCTTGCCTCACGGAGTGCTATTTCGCGGAGATGCAGAGGCTCGTATCCGCACAGAACTACTTCGCCAAGGCATTATAAAAGGCATCATCGGACTACCGACAAACCTATTTTATGGCACAGGTATACCGGCATGCATTATAGTTATAGATAAGCAAGTTGCATTTAACGAGAAAGGTCAAACTTTAAGCGATAGGGGTGTCTTTATGATAGATGCCTCAAAAGGTTTTATAAAAGATGGCAACAAAAATCGCCTTCGTGAGCAAGATATACATAAGATAGTAGATACCTTTACGACGCAAAAAGAGCTAGAACACTACAGCCGTTTAGTCTCGTTGGATGAAATTTCTCGCAACGATTACAATCTAAACATCCCACGTTATATCGATAGTGCTGACAAAGCAGATATGCAAGACTTACATGCGCATTTATACGGCGGCGGTATCCCAAAAAGTGATATTGATGACTTGGGCGAATTTTGGAGTATTTTTGCACAAACAAAAACTAAAATTTTTACCTCCAACGGCTCGCTTTATTCTCCAAATTTTGTCCCAAGTAAACTAAAGGCAACGATACAAGCATCAAGCGAATATATAAAATTTGAAAACGAAATTTTATCGCACTTTAATAATTGGCACGAGGAAAACGATTTAAAATCCATAAAACAAAAAGACCATCCAAAAGAGCTTATTAAAACATACGGCGAAAGCCTTCTAAAGCACTTTAAAGAAACTAAGTTAGTGAGCGATTATGACATTTATCAGGTCTTTATGGACTATGTCGCAGATACATTAAGCGACGACGTTTATGATATCGCGCAAAACGGCTGGCTAACAGCACGCGATCTAACACCATTAGAAAAAGGCGATAAACAAACGCCGAATTTAATCCTAGGCTCTGGAAGAAATGTAAAGAAATTTATAAGCGAGATAATTCCACCAGAGCTTGTCACAAAGCGTTATTTTGCACAAATTTTAGATCAAATTTCGCTCCTTGAAACCCAAATTAGTAAAAAGCAAGATGAATTTACAAATTTTGTAGATGAGTTTGAAGAAGACGAGCTATCAAACGCCTATGACGATAAAGACAAGATAACCATAAAAAGCCTAAAAGAAGCTATAAAGCAAACTAGCGATAAAAATGAGCAAGAAATTTATAATAAAGCGCTTCAAATTTTAACCGAGCAAAAAGAACTCGAAAGCACACTAAAGGTCGCCACTGGAGAGCTAAATCAAAAAGTATTTGACAAATTTAAAACCCTTGACGAGAACGAGATAAAAACCTTAGTCGTCGATGATAAATGGCTAAGTGATCTAAAAGGGCAAATTTTATCCACCGTAGAACGAGCGGTACAAGAGTGCATAACTCGCATAAGCACGCTTGCAGCTCGCTATGACAAGACACTAGATGAACTCACTGAGCGCGCTAATGCTCTATCGCTTCGCGTCAAAGCCCACCTTGAAGCAATGGATAAAGCAAGATGA
- a CDS encoding restriction endonuclease subunit S: MSSQIYDKKIPQGWGVTKLGDIVNFFDNLRIPVAASLRKFGTTPYYGANGIQDYVDGFTHNGEFVLIAEDGANDLINYPVNYVNGKIWVNNHAHVVSGKNKIIDNKFLSYCLKITNFSKFLVGGTRAKLNASILKNIEILLPKDIKEQTKIAQILSDADELINVKCGLLDKKRAIKQAASQQLLTPKPHWHTATLGEICKYIKTGKLDANAMEENGEFPFFTCAKKVYRINKYNFDLEALLISGNGANVGYIHYYKGKFNAYQRTYVLSDFSCNIFYLKNFLDLKLQERIEKEVRSGNTPYITMDTLVDMWISFPNLSEQTKIAKILSDMDDEISALQDEIEKLKIIKQGAIDELLSGKIRLKG, from the coding sequence ATGAGTAGTCAAATTTATGATAAAAAAATCCCTCAAGGTTGGGGAGTTACAAAACTCGGGGATATAGTTAATTTTTTTGACAACCTTAGAATTCCGGTTGCAGCCTCTTTACGAAAATTTGGAACTACACCTTATTATGGTGCAAATGGAATTCAGGATTACGTGGATGGCTTTACTCATAATGGTGAGTTTGTGTTAATAGCCGAGGATGGTGCAAATGACTTAATAAATTACCCAGTTAATTATGTTAATGGGAAAATTTGGGTTAATAATCATGCGCATGTTGTAAGCGGAAAGAATAAAATTATAGATAATAAATTTCTATCCTATTGCTTAAAAATAACAAATTTTTCTAAATTTCTAGTTGGAGGAACTCGTGCAAAATTAAATGCAAGTATTTTGAAAAATATTGAAATTTTACTTCCAAAAGACATCAAAGAACAAACCAAGATAGCTCAAATTTTAAGTGATGCAGATGAACTTATTAATGTTAAATGTGGACTTTTAGATAAAAAACGTGCGATAAAACAAGCCGCATCCCAGCAACTTCTCACCCCCAAACCCCACTGGCACACTGCCACACTTGGGGAAATTTGTAAATACATAAAAACTGGTAAGCTTGATGCAAATGCCATGGAAGAAAATGGCGAGTTCCCATTTTTTACTTGTGCAAAAAAAGTATATAGAATAAATAAATATAATTTCGACTTAGAAGCGTTGTTGATTTCCGGGAATGGTGCAAATGTAGGATATATTCACTATTATAAAGGTAAATTTAATGCTTACCAAAGAACATATGTTCTCTCGGATTTTTCTTGCAATATTTTTTACTTAAAAAATTTTTTAGATTTAAAGTTACAAGAAAGAATAGAAAAGGAAGTTCGTTCTGGGAATACCCCGTATATTACAATGGATACTTTGGTTGATATGTGGATTTCATTTCCGAATTTATCAGAGCAAACTAAAATTGCTAAAATTTTAAGCGATATGGACGATGAAATTTCAGCTTTACAAGATGAGATAGAAAAGCTAAAGATAATAAAACAAGGCGCTATAGACGAGCTGTTGAGTGGCAAAATAAGGCTAAAGGGTTGA